In one Balaenoptera ricei isolate mBalRic1 chromosome 20, mBalRic1.hap2, whole genome shotgun sequence genomic region, the following are encoded:
- the TMEM107 gene encoding transmembrane protein 107, translated as MGRISGLVPSRFLTLLAHLVVVIALFWSRDSNIQACLPLKFTPEEYEKQDMQLVAALSVTLALFAVELAGFFSGVSMFNSTQSLISIGAHCSASVALSFFIFERWECTTYWYIFVFCSAIPAITEIALFISVFGLKKKPF; from the exons ATGGGTCGGATCTCGGGACTCGTGCCCTCTCGCTTTCTGACGCTCCTGGCGCATTTGGTGGTCGTCATCGCCTTATTTTGGTCGCGG GACAGCAACATCCAGGCCTGCCTGCCTCTCAAGTTCACCCCCGAGGAGTATGAAAAGCAGGACATGCA gctggtGGCAGCGCTCTCTGTCACCCTGGCCCTCTTTGCAGTGGAGCTGGCCGGTTTCTTCTCAGGAGTGTCCATGTTCAACAGCACCCAGAGCCTCATCT CCATTGGGGCTCACTGTAGTGCATCTGTGGCCCTATCCTTCTTCATATTTGAGCGTTGGGAGTGCACCACGTACTGGTATATTTTTGTCTTCTGCAG TGCCATCCCAGCCATCACCGAAATAGCATTATTCATCAGCGTCTTTGGGCTGAAAAAGAAACCTTTCTGA
- the BORCS6 gene encoding BLOC-1-related complex subunit 6 — translation MESPRGRPGPEAGLLALGEQQAAIIGGGPDRTASEPPSGLRLSEEEEAKNVGGASRIPRASPKTSSCSFVHPPEWEAPEEEPGRGGTPSGAGSNQGAPGPENDPHASSRRKEPEDRPASEGVCRRGSPGGGGLDVEQEKEDDDEAAAASRAGRSFSSRLQDSRSLDGLSGACGGAGSSGGAESGAGGGRRATISSPLELEGTVSRHGDLTHFVANNLQLKIRLSCAPQPPPPAPARPCSAPPPTPAIPPIDPDVLRDLERLSRELGGRVDRLLRGLGGAVQELTALSVGCIQTYRDAVDSLGEAVDMSIKGMYTLLARCEELERALQPVQGLARQVRDIRRTLEVLEALCK, via the coding sequence ATGGAGTCGCCCCGGGGGCGCCCTGGGCCCGAAGCAGGCCTTCTAGCTCTGGGGGAACAGCAAGCCGCGATCATCGGCGGCGGCCCGGACCGAACGGCCTCTGAGCCGCCCTCAGGCCTCCGGTTGTCCGAGGAGGAAGAGGCCAAGAACGTTGGGGGCGCGAGCCGCATCCCCAGGGCGTCCCCGAAGACTTCGAGCTGCAGCTTCGTCCACCCTCCGGAATGGGAGGCTCCGGAGGAAGAGCCGGGCCGCGGAGGGACGCCTTCTGGGGCAGGGAGCAACCAGGGGGCGCCGGGTCCCGAAAACGACCCGCATGCATCCTCCCGGCGCAAGGAGCCCGAGGACAGGCCTGCATCCGAGGGCGTCTGCCGTCGAGGAAGCCCTGGAGGCGGCGGGTTGGATGTTGAGCAGGAGAAGGAAGATGACGATGAGGCGGCGGCAGCCAGCAGGGCTGGCCGTTCCTTCTCCAGCCGCCTTCAGGACAGCCGCAGCCTGGACGGGTTGAGCGGGGCGTGCGGCGGCGCCGGGTCCTCAGGGGGTGCAGAGTCTGGCGCGGGTGGCGGGCGGCGCGCCACTATCTCCAGCCCGCTGGAGCTCGAGGGCACGGTGAGCCGCCATGGCGACCTCACCCACTTTGTCGCCAACAACCTGCAACTCAAGATCCGCCTGAGCTGCGCCCCTcaacccccgccccctgcccctgcGCGGCCCTGTTCGGCGCCCCCACCCACTCCGGCCATTCCTCCCATCGACCCCGACGTGCTGCGGGACCTGGAGAGGCTGAGTCGGGAGCTGGGCGGCAGGGTGGACCGTCTGCTTCGCGGGCTGGGTGGTGCGGTGCAGGAGCTGACAGCGCTGAGCGTGGGCTGCATCCAGACCTACCGTGATGCCGTGGACTCCCTAGGCGAAGCTGTGGACATGAGCATCAAGGGCATGTACACTCTGCTGGCGCGCTGTGAGGAGCTGGAGAGGGCTCTACAGCCAGTTCAGGGACTGGCGCGCCAAGTCCGGGATATCCGACGCACCCTGGAGGTGTTGGAGGCCCTGTGCAAGTGA
- the AURKB gene encoding aurora kinase B isoform X2, translated as MGGVLSQWGQGGRFERTSAWGRPGRFSCFPAAREVAVPPAPVPSPFPSKDGPEGERLPLALRQADAAPLQKVVENNSGTPNFSIRRSFTIDDFEIGRPLGKGKFGNVYLAREKKSRFIVALKVLFKSQIEKEGVEHQLRREIEIQAHLQHPNILRLYNYFYDRRRIYLILEYAPRGELYKELQKSRTFDEQRTATIMEELADALIYCHGKKVIHRDIKPENLLLGLQGELKIADFGWSVHAPSLRRKTMCGTLDYLPPEMIEGRTHNEKVDLWCIGVLCYELLVGNPPFESASHNETYRRIVKVDLKFPPSMPAGAQDLISKLLKHNPSERLPLAQVSAHPWVRAHSRRVLPPSALQSVP; from the exons ATGGGCGGCGTGCTCAGCCAATGGGGCCAGGGCGGGAGATTTGAAAGGACCTCTGCGTGGGGGCGGCCGGGCAGGTTCAGTTGTTTCCCAGCGGCGAGGGAGGTGGCTGTGCCGCCGGCTCCAG ttccctcccccttcccttctaaGGATGGCCCAGAAGGAGAACGCCTACCCCTGGCCCTACGGCAGGCAGACG CTGcccctctccagaaagtggtggAGAACAACAGTGGGACCCCCAACTTCTCAAT AAG GCGTTCCTTCACAATCGACGACTTTGAGATTGGGCGTCCTCTGGGCAAAGGCAAGTTTGGAAATGTGTACTTGGCTCGGGAGAAGAAAAGCCGTTTCATCGTGGCGCTCAAAGTCCTCTTCAAGTCTCAGATAGAGAAGGAGGGTGTGGAGCACCAGCTGCGCAGGGAGATCGAGATCCAGGCCCATCTGCA GCATCCCAACATCTTGCGTCTGTACAACTATTTCTATGACCGGCGAAGGATCTACTTGATTCTGGAGTATGCCCCCCGGGGGGAGCTCTACAAGGAGCTGCAGAAGAGCCGCACTTTTGACGAGCAGCGAACAGCCACG ATTATGGAGGAGCTGGCAGATGCTCTGATATACTGCCACGGGAAGAAGGTGATTCACAGAGACATAAAGCCAGAGAATCTGCTCTTGGGGCTCCAGGGAGAGCTGAAGATTGCCGACTTCGGCTGGTCTGTACACGCCCCCTCCCTGAG GAGGAAGACAATGTGTGGCACCCTGGACTACCTGCCCCCAGAGATGATTGAGGGGCGCACGCACAACGAGAAGGTGGATCTGTGGTGCATTGGAGTGCTCTGCTACGAGTTGCTTGTGGGAAACCCCCCCTTCGAGAGTGCTTCCCACAACGAGACGTATCGGCGCATCGTCAAG GTGGACCTGAAGTTCCCCCCTTCCATGCCTGCGGGAGCCCAGGACCTTATCTCCAAGCTGCTCAAGCACAACCCCTCAGAACGCCTGCCGCTGGCTCAGGTCTCAGCCCACCCTTGGGTCCGGGCCCACTCCCGGAGGGTGCTGCCCCCCTCTGCCCTTCAGTCTGTCCCCTGA
- the AURKB gene encoding aurora kinase B isoform X1: MAQKENAYPWPYGRQTAQSGLNTLPQRVLRKEPVTPSALVLMSRSNAQPTAAPLQKVVENNSGTPNFSMRSFTIDDFEIGRPLGKGKFGNVYLAREKKSRFIVALKVLFKSQIEKEGVEHQLRREIEIQAHLQHPNILRLYNYFYDRRRIYLILEYAPRGELYKELQKSRTFDEQRTATIMEELADALIYCHGKKVIHRDIKPENLLLGLQGELKIADFGWSVHAPSLRRKTMCGTLDYLPPEMIEGRTHNEKVDLWCIGVLCYELLVGNPPFESASHNETYRRIVKVDLKFPPSMPAGAQDLISKLLKHNPSERLPLAQVSAHPWVRAHSRRVLPPSALQSVP; the protein is encoded by the exons ATGGCCCAGAAGGAGAACGCCTACCCCTGGCCCTACGGCAGGCAGACG GCTCAGTCTGGCCTGAACACCCTGCCCCAGAGAGTCCTCCGGAAGGAGCCTGTCACCCCATCTGCGCTTGTCCTCATGAGCCGCTCCAATGCCCAGCCCACAG CTGcccctctccagaaagtggtggAGAACAACAGTGGGACCCCCAACTTCTCAAT GCGTTCCTTCACAATCGACGACTTTGAGATTGGGCGTCCTCTGGGCAAAGGCAAGTTTGGAAATGTGTACTTGGCTCGGGAGAAGAAAAGCCGTTTCATCGTGGCGCTCAAAGTCCTCTTCAAGTCTCAGATAGAGAAGGAGGGTGTGGAGCACCAGCTGCGCAGGGAGATCGAGATCCAGGCCCATCTGCA GCATCCCAACATCTTGCGTCTGTACAACTATTTCTATGACCGGCGAAGGATCTACTTGATTCTGGAGTATGCCCCCCGGGGGGAGCTCTACAAGGAGCTGCAGAAGAGCCGCACTTTTGACGAGCAGCGAACAGCCACG ATTATGGAGGAGCTGGCAGATGCTCTGATATACTGCCACGGGAAGAAGGTGATTCACAGAGACATAAAGCCAGAGAATCTGCTCTTGGGGCTCCAGGGAGAGCTGAAGATTGCCGACTTCGGCTGGTCTGTACACGCCCCCTCCCTGAG GAGGAAGACAATGTGTGGCACCCTGGACTACCTGCCCCCAGAGATGATTGAGGGGCGCACGCACAACGAGAAGGTGGATCTGTGGTGCATTGGAGTGCTCTGCTACGAGTTGCTTGTGGGAAACCCCCCCTTCGAGAGTGCTTCCCACAACGAGACGTATCGGCGCATCGTCAAG GTGGACCTGAAGTTCCCCCCTTCCATGCCTGCGGGAGCCCAGGACCTTATCTCCAAGCTGCTCAAGCACAACCCCTCAGAACGCCTGCCGCTGGCTCAGGTCTCAGCCCACCCTTGGGTCCGGGCCCACTCCCGGAGGGTGCTGCCCCCCTCTGCCCTTCAGTCTGTCCCCTGA
- the AURKB gene encoding aurora kinase B isoform X3 has translation MPPGGSSTRSCRRAALLTSSEQPRSGRIMEELADALIYCHGKKVIHRDIKPENLLLGLQGELKIADFGWSVHAPSLRRKTMCGTLDYLPPEMIEGRTHNEKVDLWCIGVLCYELLVGNPPFESASHNETYRRIVKVDLKFPPSMPAGAQDLISKLLKHNPSERLPLAQVSAHPWVRAHSRRVLPPSALQSVP, from the exons ATGCCCCCCGGGGGGAGCTCTACAAGGAGCTGCAGAAGAGCCGCACTTTTGACGAGCAGCGAACAGCCACGGTCGGGGCGG ATTATGGAGGAGCTGGCAGATGCTCTGATATACTGCCACGGGAAGAAGGTGATTCACAGAGACATAAAGCCAGAGAATCTGCTCTTGGGGCTCCAGGGAGAGCTGAAGATTGCCGACTTCGGCTGGTCTGTACACGCCCCCTCCCTGAG GAGGAAGACAATGTGTGGCACCCTGGACTACCTGCCCCCAGAGATGATTGAGGGGCGCACGCACAACGAGAAGGTGGATCTGTGGTGCATTGGAGTGCTCTGCTACGAGTTGCTTGTGGGAAACCCCCCCTTCGAGAGTGCTTCCCACAACGAGACGTATCGGCGCATCGTCAAG GTGGACCTGAAGTTCCCCCCTTCCATGCCTGCGGGAGCCCAGGACCTTATCTCCAAGCTGCTCAAGCACAACCCCTCAGAACGCCTGCCGCTGGCTCAGGTCTCAGCCCACCCTTGGGTCCGGGCCCACTCCCGGAGGGTGCTGCCCCCCTCTGCCCTTCAGTCTGTCCCCTGA